In Vitis vinifera cultivar Pinot Noir 40024 chromosome 4, ASM3070453v1, the genomic window AATAggtcggttaaccatgtttgcatcggtttggttttaaaaaggaaaaaaaattgttgtataattttattttacaatcatcataagtgaggtacctattaaaatgaccatatacaagttagataaaatacatgagatgaatgtatgcttaaccaatgtatgtaaggaatgtcatttatcCTTGGTTaagggaaataaacaaacaagttttttagaatcacttaaaatccttcacaaataatagtcttatacacccttgtacagttagtatatttgtcatgtacacttagtgtaaataccttgtacagtgactaaaaaaaaacgttattttattttattttcaatgcaaaatgtaattaaaaataagacaaagaaattacttaaaaactattatttaagccaaatttatttatttatttccttttatttttggaaataaagaaaaaagaataaaaaatttatttaatcataagaaatatgaatataacaTCAGTtggaaaattctaaatttatttatttatttcattttatttttggaattaaagaaataaaaaataaaaaatttatttaatcataaaaaatattgatataagatatattaaaaaatataaataaccccaaatttatttacttatttcattttatttattaaattagaaattaatttattttaatagattaaaatgtgcacaattgatttattactttgttaattatggatatattaaaattttcgataaaaaataaataaagaaaataaaactaaaaagagtaataaatatatataatttagttatttaattatttttcatgtaaaagatagtcccacaaaaaacacataattgatcaatttctttgtttaatcgtaaacatactatatttttttttattattaaaataactaatgaaaaaaaaataaaaatggataatcaatgaatgaaatttagttctttttattattttcatatgaaaaatagtactaaacaaggttttcaatttttattttttaaaatagttttcattttttaaataattgttttttcaaaaagaaaatataaaaaatataaatcatattactattttttagaaagtattttttaaaatagctttcgaacataatttttctttatttataatttaaaatagaaaataatgttgattttcaattatttatatataaaaaattttaaataatgaaaaatccaaattgttaaaatagaattattatgatTGCATGAATAATGGtgcaataaaaacaaaaaaaaaaaaagtttatgtgaaaggtcattgggtattttagtccatcactattttatgtccttaaaaggtaatgtatagaaatttgaaggatatattggtcttttaacatctcatatcctttccatcaattatggaagttatatggaccaaatgttaatttttgggtccaaccgggcccaaaacacaattctcccttaaCAAATTAGCATCAGACTCGTCATggtcattaataaattcattacATGTTTTCTGTCCTCAGAGAATCAAAATCATTGGGCCTTACTTTGAGACAAGAATATGCTGCATGTATAAACAATTTGCGGAAGGAGAAGTTGCTTTCTATGCTTTATTTCAAGTTTACTTTATTCAGCAAAATAACCAAATCAGCCTTAGCATACTGATACCTCAGTCTCACGTCATATCCTGTAGTTGAAACATGAACCTAAAATCTAATCATATGCATAAGTTGGCTTTACTTCACGTACTGGTGAGAATATGGTGAATGATCTTTTTACTGTATCCCTAAAGAATTTGCTATACAATTCTGCAACTGACGTGGGGAATTTCCCTTTCCTATTAGAAGAAAATGACCATCACTGCTCGTTAAAATTATAGTTATAGCAGTTCTATGTCTTTACAGTGAGGATGTTTAGGAGGGAAACCCTATGCTGGATTAGGCGTCTATACAAGCAAGCTAATCCAGCTTCAATATCTTGAATCCTAATATCAAgtgtttgtaatttcctttgtGTCATTTGCAGATCAACCATATTGTTGCTGCCCCGGCTATGCCTATTGAGGGAGACCAGTGCAAAATCAACACATGCTACCTCATTGGTGCTCTCCTGGCTTCTCCCAGAAGCCAGTGACCCCCGTTGCATCAACTTTGAAACCAATGACCACCCACTAGCCTTTGTCTTCATTGCTGGCAAAGACAGATATAGCAAGAGGGACCGAAGGATAGAAATGGAGCTGGCGCTTAATTCGCTAAGCACCTGAACCACCACTGAAAGATGGTGATGTACATCCATCAGAGGAAAAGAACCAATTTTGCTCGCCATTTGCTTCAGTGTTCTAAGGCACTCGGCTACATCCCTCTTCACCTTCTTTCTGAAGCAAATGTATGCATTGACGTTACTAACAGTGCTTGAATCTCCACCCTTTCTCCGTAAGGCAGACTGAAGGTCCTGAACATGTTCCTTCATCATACTGAATAAGTCCCTCACAGTGCCACACATGTCTAGCAATACAACAGACATGTCCAGCGCCCCTTCCACTAGTTTTCCATGTCGGTTGTAGAAAAGAGTTTGTTGGACGAGGGGAGAGTGAATGAGTTCCTCCACACAACTGTACAATTCTGCAAGACCAGCCAGACCAGCCAGACCAGTTTGAAGAGTCTCAGATCCcgaaggaactattgtggaaaGTGATGACGCTTCCCAGGTTTTCAGTTTGTGTATCCTGGCTTCAACTTTAAGGGAACCGGGCTGTAACCTGAAGGGCAAGCTTGTGGACCTGCTACGGTCCTGGGCAACAGGTGAAGATAAGCCTGCCATCTTTAGTGTTTGCTTCCTGCAAATGTTGAAGTCAGCCAATGGTGTATCCTATTTATAAGAAGAATGAGAGAAATCATGACCATTCATGCCAGTATGCATGTGAGGGCAATGTGAATCGACctgatttctttatgataatCTTGTAACGTTTTCAGACAACCAACTGtgatttctttaaatttatggtCATGAGAGCGGCGACATGCACTTTACCTACCATTTTGGTGAGGAACCCAAAATCGAAAACGAAGACAGAGCATGAGAGCTGTACACCTATTGCCTCCCCACTCCCCTATAATCCAGTTGGTATCCTCTATCAACCATAACTCTTAGATCTTATGTAGCTATCTAATATTTTGTGTTTAGAAAACAACTGCATTTCAACATCAATGTGGGCAATGCATGCTAATCTATTGGCATAAATCTAGAGGCTAAGCAgcaagtaaagaaaaacaaatggcAAGAAAAAACATCATTCCAGGAATCTAGAGTTGGAAATTCCAGTGATTGGTGCTAATTCCCAAATGCTACTTCTTTAATCTCAAAACAGCAAGGGAGACAAGGATGCTCCTGATGCCATATTCTTTTGTGTCTATTGAATTGAAACAGGAATAAACATATAAACCAAGTAAATAAATCTGGAGAGGGAAAAGAGAGGTCAATTCACATGCTCATTACATACCCCATGGAAGCCGCGATTCTCTTTATTGCAATTTTCTTGCCTTGTTGAGTTCACTGTCAAACATGCTTGTAAATGTTCACCAAGAAAATTAAAACAGACACAATTGTGTGGCCAATTTTTATATGGCGATCATGAATACAACAACCAAATATGATGCCACATGGGTTGGTAAAATGGCCTAATATTTGTTTAGGTCCCCTTGATGCGTTTCTATGGAAATAGCGTAAGGAcatgagaatgagaatgagaatgaggATAAATCATGATAccatataaagaaaaaagactATCAAAATTCTAATAACAATCAAATTTCGTAACCAAGAGATTTGCTTTTCCATTCTCATTCTCCATTTCAATATTCCAAATATTGCCTTGATAGCTAGAACCCAATTAGACAGGATGGTTTTTCTCTTGGAATTGATGCACAAGGGGCTTTTAGAATGCAAATAGCAATCCCAAATTATGAAGCAAAATTTGAATaggaaaaacaattcaaatataatttaagttacataatattaacaatatttGAGTAAACTGCACACATCCCTTCCATATCTTCACAACTctgcaatttttaaaattgattaataATCTTTCCAAGCATAACATATATCACTATTGTTCTTCCCCAACTTATACTCAAATGAACTTCTAAATACCAAGTCTGCAAGTTCTCCATTGATACATAAGGTGCAAGAAAATCTGAAAGCAGAATTTACTAAAGGACAGGTCATACATCTactcaaaattaaacaaaattctgTGGAGGTCAACTGTCCATACAGTAAATCAATAAGAAATATGGAAGACTCCTGCAAAACTAGAAGTCTACAAGGCCATCAAAGACTCAGGAGCTAAgtgattttaaaacaaaaagggaaaaaaatgccACAGTTCCTACCCAGTGGCCAAATCTATCAGTACAAAATAGTAGTAATAGAATCTCGATGGCATTCCATGCTTATGCTTACAGTTGGTTACCAGGCTTCACCACCTTGAAAGTGGCCAATTGTATTTTCTCATATCAGCTTAGCATAAACTTACAAGCTTTATTAGCACCAGGATGTAGTTTATCAAATCAAATATGGTTTGTAGTCCAGATAATCATCCAAAGCAAACATGTTATCCCTTGTATTCACTGTGGTTTCTCCGGACCACAGCTAGAtttttggtgttcagagtcTGAGAACCGCCAGTGGATGTGTAAGTACCACATATACAAGCATTTATCTCATTTGAGGGAAGGTCAATGAAGAGTTGAAAATTCCAACCCATAGAGCCCACAATAGCTTTCCCACATTTAGAACCTTGGAGAAAGAAGACCATTTAAGACTTCTTTGCAAGAAAAGGAACAAAAGCCTCAACCATGTGTATCCAGCCTCAGCCATGTATCTAGCCTCAGTGTAGCAAAATGCAATAGCAGTTGATGGCATAGAAACAAACAGTTGTCTTCATATCCCTGACAATAAAACACGATTCAATTACATCAAATATATTCATGTGTGGTAGAAAATCTTTAGCCTTCTAAAGCCAAATAAAACTTTCAACATCAGGTTATCCAGGAGAAGACCATGGAACTACTAAATCAAATAGAAAGTTACCTTACAAATGATGGACTTCCCACCCAAGCTACCTTTTAACACAACTAATGAACACTTCTATCCATGTGTCATTTTCAGGTCCCAATCATTTGGTTTTAACCTCATCTGTGCTCATAATTGTTAAAAGGCAAACCTTAGATGTGCCTAGGCCAACATGTAGTGACTCCCCAGTTGAAGAACCTTGCTTGTCAAGGTATGTGCCTTGTTGGAGAGGCATgcctcatttattttctttctttttttccaagaACTTTTCTTGAAATTTCTGGTTATATATCTCAATTTTACATAATTGCATTAGTTTTTTGttggattttcttttaaatgctTGGAATCTTGGATTTCTTTGCTACTTGAATTGAAATTTTCGATCGTATTCAATAGTATCATTAAATGATAAATGGTTGCAGGacaaaatttatgatattattttaggCAATGATATACATAGTGGGTCACACCTTAATTTGCTCAAGTTTTTGTGCCTTATGTTGCACCTTGCGCATAGGCCTAAGATTTAGGCGCACCTTGTACCTTTCAGAATTATGTTTGCGCCAAGGGCTGTCCCACAACTCCTACCTGATCGAATCTATTGATCTATTTAAATTCCCAGCCATGGCCTCAATTTTTCATACTTCTACTTTTACAAGCATTGTCCATGATATATTTTATAACCAATAAGATTGTATTGAGAAGTGCCAAGAAGAAAAGGGAGACAATTCAAGCATTGTTTCTGATTTTTCTATATGATAAAGAGCATGATTTCACCTGAtacaaacaaaagagaaaactatTGGGAGTGATTGATCCAATGAAGAAAACTCATCCAAGTCAATCACATGTGTAGAAAGCTCAATCAGATCAAATGATCTATATCGCTTGGGTTCTGCTTTGGTTTGAGGTTTCTTAGGGCTAACAGTTAACATGAACAAAAGCAAACCAAGTCCGGTAGGGAAGGTCCCTAATGTGGAGGAGCTAGCATTGATGATGGGTTGTAGAGTAGGAAATGTCTGTCAGTTACTTGAGCTTGCCTTTGTGGGCTCCTTTCAAGACATCAACCATTTGGGATGTGCTAGAGGAGAGGTTTTCCAAAAGAGGCAATGGCTCTCAAGAGGTGGGAGactaatttgattaaaaagtgCTCTTAGTAGCCTATCCTAATTTATCTATGGTCCTTTTTGTTATTCCTAAATTGGTAGCTTTAAAACTGAAAAAACTTCAAAGAGATTTCCCATGAGGAAGGGCTGTTGAGAAGAAGCCTCATCTCATAAAATGCATTAATCTGAAACGATAAAAAGAAAGAGGCTTAGGCATCAAGGACTTGTCCACTCTCCATAAAGCCTTATCAGGAATATGGTGTTTAAGATTCGCTTTGGGGACAAACATGCTTTGGATAATAGTCATAGTGGGAAAGTTTGGTTCTTGTATGCTTTGGGTTGGCCTTTGGGCACCctttattctttatatataatatttttcagtgctattacctatcaaaaataaaaataaaaataaatagtggGAAAGTTTGGAGAAGAGCCCATTGGTGCTCTCGAATAGGAAGGGAAGGCTATGGTAGTGTTGGCTTGTGGAagataataagaaaaagatGAGGAGTCTTTAAGGCCAAGACAAGGTTTGTAGTGGGTAACAGGAGAAGAATCAACTCTTGGCACGATGAAGAGTGTGGTGATGTTCCTTTGACTCTTTCTTTATCTCTATTCTCCTTTGTAGCTTCTAAAGAGACTTGAGTGAATGATTTTCAGGTGGTAGAGGCAGATTGATCTTGTGCAACCCATGCTTCTTAAGACATTTCCAAGTTGCTTCAAAAGCTACATGTGTTAGGAAGGAGCAGCAGGAGTAGGAGAGAGGAGAACAAGGACAAAATAATATGGAAGGCTAGTAAAAGCGGGGCTTTCTTTGTTAAGCTTTTCCTGTTAAGTCCTTCTACTCTACCTTGGAGTTCGAATGAGAAGTGTCTTTCCCCTCAAAGATAGTGTGGGGCTCTTAGACTCCCATGAAAGCAGGTCTCTTTGCATGGGAAGTGGCTTAAGGAGCATTCAAGCCATGGACCAACTTAGGAGAAGAGGTTGGGTTTTAGCGAGTTATTGTTGTATGTGTAAAAATGCAGAAGAATCAAGAGACTGTCTCGTCCATTGTGGCGAAGTTAGGGGGCTATGACACTTCTTGTTATCTTAATTTAGCATTTTGTGGGTTCTCCATTTTTTGATGAAAACTTGTTAATGTGTTAGAATGAGAGTTTTTATGTgcaagaagagaagaaaggcTTAGAGACAAGTCCTCTTTGCCTATTCTGGATAATTTGGAAGGAACATAATCAAAGAATTTTGAAGGGGTGCAACACACAAACCAATCTCTTATATTTCTAATCTGTGCATGTGATCTTGTGGGTCTCTTTAGGATCATGTTCAAGTTGATTCCCCATCCTCAATGGATTTCTTCTAGTAGTTGTACGTTGAGTAATACATTGGGATTGTATTCATtggttgtttcttttttctttgtagaTGTGTAATTCCCGTGTACTATAGTATGCCTATTTTTGTTTGACCCttttaatatattatcattttcttttatctacatatatatataatccaaataaaaaatgtgatcACTGGATTTAACATTACAAGAATGATTCATTAGATGATGGTGCAATAAGGAttgtaaaagttaaaaaagtgTGACCAAAGTGGCTATTTCCCTCCAATGTGGTAATCCTAAGATTTCCAAGGGAGTTTGTATCTAGGCCAACAAAAAGCTTCAAATATCTCTAGGTATTGAAGGACATAACATGAACTTCAATTTATCAAGCATGAAAAATACCTCAACACAAACATCTCCATATGATGttcaataacaaaaatcacCAATGCCATTGGATCAGAGAGACTGCATTGGTGaccaagaaaaaattgaaagtctTTGCTCCAAAATCCTATTCCATTACCCTTTTGCATTAGTTTgctaaaattaagaaattaaaattagtgGAATCCCATTTTCATATCCTAAATGCTTTTGATTCCTATCATAGTTGTTTTAcacatcaaaaaacaatttgtgGAATCACATTCTTGTTGATCATCGTAATAATTATCATGCAACAAGCACAATACTACTCGAGCAGTCTAGAAAAGAAaggacaaaaagaaaagaacctCATCTGAATGCTAGTAAAAGGATTAACAATAAATGCCTATGACAGACTAAACAACATGAATAAGAACCATACCATTTAGGAAGCAAGGCCTTGTTCTCTAGCTTTCCTCAACCACTTAAGTGAATTTTCCAACGTTGAGTAAGCAGTAACATCGTCAAAACTCTTACTCTCCACCACATAATCAAATGCTTCATAAGCCTCTGCAACTCGACCTTCCTTACAAAGGGCCCTCACAAAAGTAGCATAAGAAGCTTTCTCAAGCTTCATCCCACCAGACTTCATTACTCCATACAATTCAATCCCTCTTTCCAGCATTCTTAACTTACACAAACCATGAAGCAATGTATTATATGTGCATGAATTTGGACTGCAACCCTTGGCTTCCATCTCCTCCAATAATGCCAATGCACCCAATGCATTTCCCTCCCGACACAATCCATTCATCAATGATGTGTATGTAACTGCATCTGGAAAATGACCCATTTCTGCCATGATATCCAAAAACTTCCTAGCTTCTTTAACCCTCCCTGACTTCGACAACCCAAAAATCAAAGTATTATATGTGACAAGGTCAGGCTCTACTCCTTCctccttcattttcttataaacACCAATTGCCTCACTGCCCTTATCCAATATACAATAACCTTTCATAATTGTATTGTAAACATAACAATCTGGCTTAAATCCGGCCTCTCCTAATACTTCTAACAACCGTGTTGCCTCCCGGAGATTCTTTCCATTACATACATTATCAATCAAAATTGTGTAAGTAACAAGGTCAGGTTTCAATTGAAAAGAGTTTTGCAACTCATCTATGAAATTGTAGACAGTACTCAAAGCCCTAGTCTTGCAAAGATGCCTGATGATAAAATTGTAGGTAAAAGAATCAGGCGGCGAGTGTTTGAGTGACAATTCTTTTACCAATTCAATTGCGTGCTCTTCTCGGCCCGCTGAACAGAGCGATCGGACAGCGATGTCGGTGGTGACGCGGTCCGGTGGAAAGCCATGGGTGACCATTAAATTGAGGGTTTGATGGACAGCGGATAGGTCTGAATTGGGTGATTTGCAGGACTGGGAGAGCAGGATGTGGTAAGTGGACCGTTCGGGAGAGAAGGAAGGTTGAGATTTGATCATGTGGCGCAGAAAAGAAATGGAGTCATTGACGGTGGAGATTGAAGAGTACGATTGAAGGAGAGCATTGTGGAATCGGAAGTCAAGTGGGGTTGTGGAGGTGGTGGTGATGGATGCAAATAATTTCTTGGCATCCAAGAGATTGGGGGAGTTGAAGATTACTGGGGATTTAGGGTCTTCGATAGGAGTTCTAGTTTTCTTGGTTTTACCTGAAGGTTGAGGTCTTTTCTTGGGAAAATGATGGGGTTTCTGGGGGGTTTCTAGGACAGTGGACTGTTTAGGAAGAACTGCAGGAGGGTTTTTGAGGAGAGTAGTCACTGGAACTGTTGACGTACGGAATGATGGTGGAATCTTTCCcatcttcttcgtcttcttcctcctcttcctcttccttctTCTCTGGTTTTGGCTTTTTAGGGTTTTGCAGGGTTTTAGCAGGCAGGGGCGAAGGCAGGCTTGGGCCAGTCCAATCCAGACCAGCTGGATGATTTTCTTTGGTACAGCCCAagcccaaaattttaaaagcaatcTATTGAGCAAGAAATAAATTGTTACCCAAAACATACGTACAATTGAACTCCTGTAAAATAATATTCTGAGATAAATTATTTAACACGAATTATTAATTTgtggataaataaataatttattgatttatcgataaataaatttttattattatatatatgacttataaattaaaaaataatataagtaattatatttttttgtaaaatggatataatttataaatatatatatatatatatttcaaaaaaaagataaaatttaatattatatttatttaaatttttctatttataggaataaaatatttaaagataattatttttagcgAAAGCAAAAAATCACGGATTTTGCACTAAAAACAAAGCCATTCACATTTACATTTTCTCTtacaaaaagatttttttatttataaataatgatgtattaaaattttgataacattacttctctatttttatttttattttaatgcacatattttatatatatatatatatatatatatatatatatatatatcaaattattggTTTCTAACTTAAATTCTTATGATTTTCTAAGAATTTAtgttacatatatataaatatatatttattttataataaatattatacaattaaaaatttaagattaatatatattttacttgAAAATAGTAATTGAAAATACTTCTGAAATACTTTCTATTCTACATGTAaacttttcataaaatttgttaaactcaaaaaatttattaactaaACATATATAGTGGgaatacaaaaatataacaTATCGCATACCTCCACAAGGAGAAAATctatatataattgaaatttttgtccTCTTTTGTCGCTCCTTAATCATTGTTATTGAAGGATCCACCTACACACCCTTACGAACATTAGGAACTTGAATTGCCACATCCGCTTGTGATAGGATCAAAACTGTAGGCCATGAAGGTATCAATCTATGTGAAGGTGTTGTATGCCTATACCTTGGAATGTGGAGGGCTTACATTTGGATGAGTAACCTTTGACATCTCTTGTATAGGAAAGGATGTCATAAGTGGAGGCATActtgatgatatgaatgactttaaGTAAGGATAATGTTAATGCCTTTAATAGGGTGGAGGGATGAGTGTGAATGTATCAAGCAAGAGTGATGCAACATACAATCatcattagtttttatttttagtttcttacggtattagtttttattttaagtttattattagtttcctacatcattagtttctattttaggttagtttctattttttatatcattaatttttattttaggttcatcattagtttcttcttttagttatttcctttatttttcacATTACAATTAGAAGGAATtcaatatgatttttcaaaattatacctTAATTTTAAGATCTTACTGTGATCTTCGTGTTTAttcttgaatgtttttttttttgtttcatttcgaAACAAACCTTTTGTTGTACCCAAGAGTGGGGGACATGACGTAGAAAACTCAAATAGGAATGGAGAGGTTGATGTGTATGGCTTAGGTAAGTATGGGGACGACGACATAAATGCCCTAAATGGTGGAATAACTTATATGGATGGGTGAAGTGGATGTGTAGCTAAAGTAAAGATCTTCTCAAGTGGACACACAAGTAGTTAAGGTCGTCACCTACCATTTCTCCCTTTACCTTGAATAGGATGCAACCTAGTGATAGTAGTTGATACAAGTGGTCTCTAAGGTGATCCTAATGATGTAAATGGCTTCTCTGCTAGACATATATGATAACCCTCTTAAATAATGTGTCAAACATTAGTAGACATTCAATGAATGTCTCCTAAAATATTTGAAGTAGCTTTAACAAATTGACTCGTAATTTGTGTCATAGTAGTAATCTATAAACAAACTCAAATATCAAGGacaaatatgttttattaattataatttataataa contains:
- the LOC100265135 gene encoding uncharacterized protein LOC100265135; the protein is MAGLSSPVAQDRSRSTSLPFRLQPGSLKVEARIHKLKTWEASSLSTIVPSGSETLQTGLAGLAGLAELYSCVEELIHSPLVQQTLFYNRHGKLVEGALDMSVVLLDMCGTVRDLFSMMKEHVQDLQSALRRKGGDSSTVSNVNAYICFRKKVKRDVAECLRTLKQMASKIGSFPLMDVHHHLSVVVQVLSELSASSISILRSLLLYLSLPAMKTKASGWSLVSKLMQRGSLASGRSQESTNEVACVDFALVSLNRHSRGSNNMVDLQMTQRKLQTLDIRIQDIEAGLACLYRRLIQHRVSLLNILTVKT
- the LOC100852599 gene encoding pentatricopeptide repeat-containing protein At2g17670; its protein translation is MGKIPPSFRTSTVPVTTLLKNPPAVLPKQSTVLETPQKPHHFPKKRPQPSGKTKKTRTPIEDPKSPVIFNSPNLLDAKKLFASITTTSTTPLDFRFHNALLQSYSSISTVNDSISFLRHMIKSQPSFSPERSTYHILLSQSCKSPNSDLSAVHQTLNLMVTHGFPPDRVTTDIAVRSLCSAGREEHAIELVKELSLKHSPPDSFTYNFIIRHLCKTRALSTVYNFIDELQNSFQLKPDLVTYTILIDNVCNGKNLREATRLLEVLGEAGFKPDCYVYNTIMKGYCILDKGSEAIGVYKKMKEEGVEPDLVTYNTLIFGLSKSGRVKEARKFLDIMAEMGHFPDAVTYTSLMNGLCREGNALGALALLEEMEAKGCSPNSCTYNTLLHGLCKLRMLERGIELYGVMKSGGMKLEKASYATFVRALCKEGRVAEAYEAFDYVVESKSFDDVTAYSTLENSLKWLRKAREQGLAS